TGACCTTTCTTCTCTCAAACTCAAATTCCATCTTTGTGATGGGCTGACATGAAGGCTCCCTTTCCACTTTTGCTAATCCCTTGAAATATGGGTCAGCAAGTGCCTGAAGCAAGTATAAGGACAAGAGAAGTTTAGCGGGTTATTCCAATAGACCACACATATGCACGATACACACTTCTTAATACAGAAGTTGAAAAGCACCTCTTCAGCAGTTGGCCGGTCTTTTGGATCAAAAGCAAGAAGCTTCTCCAACAACTTTAGAGACAAAGGATCCGCATTTGGAAATTTCTGAGCAAACGGAATGGGTGGCTTTTTCCGCATGCTTGTTAAGTATCTCCTTGCCTTTTCGTTCCTTACCTGCATAATATCATAAAAGCAGGGTATTCATCACTTGTCCTTGCATAAGAGTTGTATAAACTTAAAGCACTCTGTTTACAAGAAGATCAATACCCGCGAGATGGTGTCCAGGGAAGGTGTCCCTAGCAGATCAGTCATTAGATCCAGCTGGTGTACCACATTCTTCCCAGGGAAAAGTGGTTTTCCCATCAATACCTCCGCAAAAATGCAGCCTATACTCCAGATGTCAATTGCGGGTGTATACTACAAAGCCAAATCCATCAAAATTTATCTCCAAGTAATACACCATATTAAAGATGATTGTTATTTAGAGAACAGATGACACACCTTAGAGTAAAAAGATCCACAAAGCTCTGGCGCTCTATACCATCTTGTAGCAACATAGTCCTGTAAATTTGATAGAAAATAAGGTTGAAGAATATCAGGTCCTGCAATGCATTGATTCTTAATTAGAACAACTTCAGTTGAAGAGAAGAATCATATTGTGCAACGTACTGTCCAAAAGATTGTTGTGGGAGTATCATTGAACGCAACCCTTGCCAGTCCAAAATCGCAAATCTTAAGTTTACAGTTTGCATTTGCCAATATGTTCTTTGGTTTCAGGTCTCGGTGGTAGACGTtagctgcaaaaaaaaacaatgtacaTAAGATATCATAAAACAACAGAAAAAAGTCTCCAGTAGAGTTAAAGTTCAGATATATTGACATGAGCAAATTTCAAAAGGCAAACATTAGGAAACCGCATAAGTCCAATGCATCAATGTATGAAATAGTAGAGTAGGAAGTAAGAGACAAATCTGACAATACACTATAATGAGAAGCTGGATAAAGAGTGTgaccaagaaaaaaatggaCTACCTGTATGAATGTACTTGAGTGCGCGCAATAACTGATAGAGGAAAAACTGGTAATGCTCTCTAGTCAAATCATCATTGGCTTTGATAACTTGATGAAGATCAGATTCCATAAGCTCGAAAACAACATAAATATCTTTGAATTCTCTTCGGGAAGGAGGAAGCATAATGTGCTTAATTTCAACGATATCTGGATGCCTTAGGAGCCTAAGCAGTTTGATCTCACGTAGAATCCTAGCAGCATCAGATATATGCTCAAAAATATCATGTA
The sequence above is drawn from the Camelina sativa cultivar DH55 chromosome 4, Cs, whole genome shotgun sequence genome and encodes:
- the LOC104782798 gene encoding mitogen-activated protein kinase 20 isoform X3, producing MMQQDHRKKNNLEMEFFSDYGDANRFKIQEVIGKGSYGVVCSAIDTLTGEKVAIKKIHDIFEHISDAARILREIKLLRLLRHPDIVEIKHIMLPPSRREFKDIYVVFELMESDLHQVIKANDDLTREHYQFFLYQLLRALKYIHTANVYHRDLKPKNILANANCKLKICDFGLARVAFNDTPTTIFWTDYVATRWYRAPELCGSFYSKYTPAIDIWSIGCIFAEVLMGKPLFPGKNVVHQLDLMTDLLGTPSLDTISRVRNEKARRYLTSMRKKPPIPFAQKFPNADPLSLKLLEKLLAFDPKDRPTAEEALADPYFKGLAKVEREPSCQPITKMEFEFERRKVTKDDIRELISREILEYHPQLLKDHMNGADKASFLYPSAVDQFRRQFAHLEENSGKSGPVAPLERKHASLPR